From the genome of Apium graveolens cultivar Ventura unplaced genomic scaffold, ASM990537v1 ctg451, whole genome shotgun sequence, one region includes:
- the LOC141701999 gene encoding GTP-binding protein ERG-like encodes MEDEIDMLHKSVDEKNVQLQATASTAEKCFFETPGLILKRGGYRSKDIKVWVECAWSENGLYDILIVIFDVHRHLNSHSLCFPIRSNLLCC; translated from the exons ATGGAAGATGAGATAGATATGTTACATAAGAGCGTGGATGAGAAAAATGTTCAGCTTCAGGCAACAGCCTCTACTGCTGAGAAG TGTTTCTTTGAAACCCCAGGGCTTATATTAAAAAGAGGAGGATACCGATCCAAAGACATAAAAGTTTGGGTAGAATGTGCGTGGAGTGAAAATGGTCTTTATGATATTCTAATAGTTATTTTTGATGTTCATAGGCACCTTAACAG TCATTCATTGTGTTTTCCAATCCGATCAAATTTGCTTTGCTGTTAA